The DNA segment CCCCCATGATTATTACCCCTAGTATTAAGATTGATCTACCCAAAGCCAGTTCGGGAACTAAAACCGCAGCTTCTCCGTTAAATATTAGCATCAGCCGCACAGGAAGAGTCCGTATCAACGGAAAAGTAATTAGTTCAAGGCATATTATTGCAAAAATAAAACGGCTATTAAGAAAAAATAAAAAGTTACAAGCTATTATTTCTGCTGACAAAAATGTAGCACATGGTAAAGTAATTTCTGTAATAGATAAGGTAAAATCTGCAGGAATATTTAAGTTTGCCATTTCTATAGATAAAAAATAATAAAAAGGAATTTATAATGAAAGACACTTTGCTTTCTCAATTTTACAAAAATACTCTTATAAAAAGCAACAAAGCCATGACTCTTTTAGAGATTATGATTGTATTAGCTATTGTTGCCTTAATGGCTTCTTTAATCGGTCCGCAAGTAATAGGACAATTAAATAGCTCTAAAGTGAAAGAAGTAAAAATTCAAATTTCTGAATTAAGTAAGACTTTAGATATTTTTTACACAGATTGTGGCTTTTACCCTGAAGAATTAACCGCTTTATTAGAAAAACCCAGCAACTGTGAAAACTGGGGGCCAGATCCTTATATTAAAAAAATTCCAAAAGATGCATGGGGGCAAGAATTTATTTATGAACTAGAAGATAACAAACCCATTATTATCTCCTATGGCGAGGACAGAAGAGAAGGTGGCTCAAAAAATGCATCTGACATTTCTTCTGAAGATTAGCCACTAGGTAACAATAAAAAC comes from the Pseudobdellovibrionaceae bacterium genome and includes:
- a CDS encoding biopolymer transporter ExbD; this encodes MGASIRNNDEQIAEINIVPFVDIILVVLIIFMVTAPMIITPSIKIDLPKASSGTKTAASPLNISISRTGRVRINGKVISSRHIIAKIKRLLRKNKKLQAIISADKNVAHGKVISVIDKVKSAGIFKFAISIDKK
- the gspG gene encoding type II secretion system major pseudopilin GspG, with protein sequence MKDTLLSQFYKNTLIKSNKAMTLLEIMIVLAIVALMASLIGPQVIGQLNSSKVKEVKIQISELSKTLDIFYTDCGFYPEELTALLEKPSNCENWGPDPYIKKIPKDAWGQEFIYELEDNKPIIISYGEDRREGGSKNASDISSED